The proteins below come from a single Candidatus Chlamydia sanziniae genomic window:
- a CDS encoding PhoH family protein has protein sequence MKKAMVIDTSVFIYDPEALFSFENTRVIIPFPVIEELEAFGKFRDEPAKNASRALSNIRLLLENVESKVTEGTMLPNGSELRIEVAPLSNDDRRGKLQTLELLQMIAEREPMVFVTKSLGRRVRAEALHIESRDYENKRFSFRSLYRGYRELEVAESEIKNFYKNGFLEIPSGISPSPNEYFFISAGESYFALGRYCVSKGGMIALKAFPESIWGVKPLNTEQKCAFDLLLRDDVKLVTLMGQAGSGKTILALAVAMYKVFDQGTYNKLLVSRPIVPMGKDIGFLPGLKEEKLLHWMQPIYDNMEFLFSLNGMGKFSEALQSLIDAKKLEMEALTYIRGRSLPKAFMIIDEAQNLTPHEIKTIISRAGKGTKIVLTGDPTQIDSLYFDENSNGLTYLVGKFHHLALYGHIFMNRTERSELAAAAATIL, from the coding sequence ATGAAAAAAGCTATGGTCATTGATACAAGTGTATTTATTTACGATCCTGAAGCTCTTTTCTCTTTTGAAAATACCCGTGTGATTATTCCTTTCCCAGTGATCGAAGAATTAGAAGCCTTTGGTAAATTTCGAGATGAACCTGCTAAGAATGCTTCTCGTGCTTTAAGTAATATTCGTTTGCTATTAGAAAATGTGGAGAGTAAGGTGACAGAAGGTACAATGTTACCCAATGGCAGTGAGCTACGTATAGAAGTCGCTCCTTTATCTAATGATGATCGGCGTGGGAAATTACAGACATTAGAATTGCTTCAAATGATCGCAGAACGAGAACCGATGGTTTTTGTAACTAAAAGTTTAGGCCGTAGGGTCCGTGCTGAAGCCTTACATATAGAGTCCAGAGATTATGAAAATAAACGTTTTTCCTTCCGTTCTTTGTATCGTGGGTATCGAGAACTTGAAGTAGCGGAAAGTGAAATTAAAAATTTTTATAAAAATGGCTTTTTAGAAATCCCTTCGGGAATTTCTCCTTCTCCAAATGAATATTTTTTTATTTCAGCAGGAGAAAGTTATTTTGCTTTAGGACGGTATTGTGTGAGTAAAGGCGGTATGATTGCTTTAAAAGCTTTTCCAGAGAGCATTTGGGGAGTGAAGCCTTTAAATACGGAACAGAAGTGTGCCTTTGATCTTCTTCTTCGAGACGACGTGAAATTAGTAACACTAATGGGACAGGCGGGATCAGGAAAAACAATTTTAGCATTGGCAGTCGCTATGTATAAGGTTTTTGATCAAGGAACATACAACAAGCTATTAGTCAGTCGTCCTATTGTGCCTATGGGGAAGGATATAGGATTTCTCCCTGGATTGAAAGAGGAGAAACTTTTGCATTGGATGCAACCCATATACGATAATATGGAATTTCTCTTCAGTCTTAATGGTATGGGAAAATTTTCTGAAGCTCTTCAGTCTTTAATAGATGCTAAGAAGTTGGAAATGGAGGCTCTCACTTACATACGGGGGCGGTCGTTACCTAAAGCTTTTATGATTATTGATGAGGCTCAAAATTTAACTCCTCATGAAATCAAAACGATCATTTCTCGAGCAGGAAAGGGTACAAAAATTGTGTTAACAGGAGATCCAACACAAATTGATAGCTTGTATTTCGATGAAAACTCTAATGGACTTACCTACCTTGTTGGCAAGTTTCATCATTTAGCTCTTTATGGGCATATATTTATGAACCGTACAGAACGTTCAGAATTGGCTGCTGCTGCCGCAACAATTTTGTAG
- the ileS gene encoding isoleucine--tRNA ligase yields the protein MTDNLENKDSFSAREEQILKFWKEKEIFQKSLKNRQGCTLYSFYDGPPFATGLPHYGHLLASTIKDVVARYATMNGYYVPRRFGWDCHGVPVEYEVEKSLNLTSPGAVENFGIGAFNEECRKIVFQYVHEWEAYINRIGRWVDFSSTWKTMDASFMESVWWVFKCLYTQGLVYEGTKVVPFSTQLGTPLSNFEASQNYKEVADPSIVLKMPLQGDPASLLVWTTTPWTLPSNMAVAVGGHITYIRVEDKETREQWILGQGSLARWFANPETFTILESFSAQALIGKTYEPPFSIFASKREEGAFRVLAGSFVEEHEGTGIVHMAPAFGEADFLLCKENHIPMVCPVDDHGNFTEEIPEYQGQYIKNADKQIIKFLKHVGKIFYHGTSTHRYPFCWRTDTPLIYKAVNSWFVAVEKIKDKILRVNSHIHWVPEHVQKGRFGKWLEGARDWAISRNRYWGTPMPIWKSIDGDILVIGSVQELEEFTKTQISDLHRHFVDSLKIVKEGKVFYRVPYVFDCWFDSGAMPYAQNHYPFEHQEKTQAAFPADFIAEGLDQTRGWFYTLTVISTALFDQPAFHNAIVNGIILAEDGNKMSKRLNNYSSPKYILDIYGADALRLYLLHSVVVKAEDLRFSDKGVEGIFKQILLPLTNVIAFFKIYTELYEFNAQVQEEPSSVEIDQWILSNLYSVVGKVRESMQIYHLNLAVEPFVTFIDDLTNWYVRRCRRRFWEAEDSLDRRAAFTTLYEVLRVFCKVIAPFVPFIAEEIYQQLKTTNDKESVHLCDFPQVDMDKILPALEQNMKDVRDIVGLGHSLRKEHRLKVRQPLANFYIIGSKNRLDQLLAFETLIAEELNVKRVVFYQETPNFVVTTIKPNFRSLGKKVGAKIKEVQKALAELDKTAIKQLEQGQDCLLNLDGKEIILNSDDIVFCRQVDPGYVARNSALFIVVLDCKLTEELITEAIARELVNKINTMRRNQKLHVSDRIALKIKSSEVVHKAFLQYETYICEETLTTGYEFVEVSHHDGEDWEINGHAANITVISSILA from the coding sequence ATGACCGACAATTTGGAGAATAAAGATAGCTTTTCTGCAAGGGAAGAGCAGATCTTAAAGTTTTGGAAAGAAAAAGAAATTTTTCAAAAATCTTTAAAAAATCGTCAAGGTTGTACTCTTTATTCTTTTTATGATGGCCCACCCTTTGCAACAGGACTACCTCACTACGGACATTTATTAGCGAGCACAATTAAAGATGTTGTTGCCCGCTATGCTACAATGAATGGCTATTATGTTCCTCGACGTTTTGGTTGGGATTGCCATGGAGTTCCCGTAGAGTATGAAGTGGAAAAATCACTCAATCTTACCTCACCAGGAGCTGTAGAAAATTTTGGAATTGGTGCTTTTAATGAAGAGTGTCGTAAAATTGTTTTTCAATATGTTCATGAATGGGAAGCTTATATCAATCGTATAGGGCGATGGGTAGATTTTTCCTCTACATGGAAAACTATGGACGCTTCCTTTATGGAAAGTGTATGGTGGGTGTTTAAGTGCCTCTATACCCAAGGATTGGTTTATGAAGGAACTAAAGTTGTTCCCTTTTCTACCCAATTGGGTACCCCTCTTTCCAATTTTGAGGCAAGTCAGAACTATAAAGAAGTAGCTGATCCTTCAATTGTGCTCAAAATGCCCCTACAGGGAGATCCTGCTTCTTTACTTGTATGGACAACCACACCATGGACTCTTCCCTCCAATATGGCAGTTGCTGTCGGAGGGCATATCACCTATATTCGTGTCGAAGATAAAGAAACACGAGAGCAGTGGATTTTAGGTCAAGGGTCTCTTGCTCGTTGGTTTGCTAATCCTGAAACATTTACAATTTTAGAAAGCTTTTCTGCACAGGCTCTTATTGGTAAGACTTATGAGCCGCCTTTTTCTATTTTTGCATCTAAACGTGAAGAGGGAGCATTTCGAGTGCTTGCGGGTTCTTTTGTAGAAGAGCACGAAGGCACAGGAATCGTCCATATGGCACCCGCTTTTGGTGAGGCGGACTTTTTGCTTTGTAAGGAAAATCATATTCCCATGGTGTGTCCTGTAGATGACCATGGCAATTTCACAGAAGAGATCCCTGAATATCAAGGTCAATACATTAAAAATGCAGATAAACAAATCATCAAGTTTTTGAAACATGTGGGTAAGATATTTTATCATGGTACTTCGACGCACCGGTATCCATTTTGCTGGAGGACAGACACTCCTTTAATTTATAAAGCAGTAAACTCTTGGTTCGTAGCTGTGGAAAAGATCAAAGATAAGATCCTTCGAGTGAATAGTCATATTCATTGGGTGCCTGAGCATGTACAAAAGGGTCGGTTTGGGAAATGGCTTGAAGGAGCTCGCGATTGGGCAATTAGTAGAAATCGTTATTGGGGGACACCTATGCCGATTTGGAAAAGTATAGATGGAGATATTCTAGTTATAGGTTCTGTCCAAGAACTTGAAGAGTTCACAAAAACTCAGATTAGTGATTTACATCGACATTTTGTGGATTCTTTAAAGATTGTGAAGGAAGGAAAAGTTTTTTATCGTGTTCCCTATGTTTTTGATTGCTGGTTTGATTCTGGAGCTATGCCTTATGCACAGAACCACTATCCTTTTGAACATCAAGAAAAGACTCAAGCAGCATTTCCTGCGGATTTTATTGCTGAAGGACTCGATCAAACTCGAGGATGGTTCTATACTCTTACAGTAATTTCTACAGCCTTATTTGATCAACCTGCATTTCATAATGCTATTGTCAATGGCATTATTCTTGCAGAAGATGGAAATAAGATGTCAAAGCGTTTAAATAACTATTCTAGCCCTAAATATATCTTGGATATTTATGGCGCTGACGCTTTGAGATTGTATTTACTACATAGCGTTGTAGTAAAAGCTGAAGACTTGCGTTTTTCTGATAAGGGTGTTGAAGGTATTTTTAAGCAGATACTTCTTCCTCTAACGAATGTAATAGCTTTTTTTAAGATTTATACAGAACTGTACGAATTTAATGCTCAAGTTCAAGAAGAACCAAGTTCTGTAGAAATAGATCAGTGGATTTTATCTAATTTGTACAGTGTTGTAGGTAAAGTTCGTGAAAGCATGCAAATATATCATTTAAACTTAGCTGTAGAGCCCTTTGTGACTTTCATCGATGACCTCACGAACTGGTATGTACGCCGCTGTAGGCGACGATTCTGGGAGGCTGAAGATTCCTTAGATCGCAGGGCAGCTTTTACAACACTTTATGAAGTGCTCAGAGTATTTTGTAAGGTAATTGCTCCTTTTGTTCCTTTTATAGCTGAGGAAATCTACCAGCAGCTAAAAACTACAAATGATAAAGAATCTGTGCATCTTTGTGATTTCCCTCAAGTTGACATGGATAAGATTCTTCCCGCATTAGAGCAAAACATGAAAGATGTCCGAGATATTGTTGGACTTGGCCACTCTTTGCGTAAAGAGCACAGGCTGAAGGTGCGGCAGCCGCTAGCAAACTTTTATATTATTGGATCTAAGAATCGTTTGGATCAGTTATTGGCGTTCGAGACTCTGATTGCAGAAGAGCTTAATGTGAAACGAGTCGTCTTTTATCAAGAAACTCCGAATTTTGTAGTCACAACTATAAAACCTAATTTTCGTTCCTTAGGTAAAAAAGTCGGAGCAAAAATAAAGGAAGTACAAAAGGCTCTCGCAGAACTTGATAAAACTGCAATTAAGCAATTAGAGCAGGGACAAGATTGTCTGTTAAATCTTGATGGAAAAGAAATCATTTTAAATAGTGACGATATTGTTTTCTGCCGTCAAGTAGATCCTGGATACGTTGCTCGAAACTCAGCGTTGTTTATTGTAGTACTTGATTGCAAGTTGACAGAAGAACTGATTACTGAAGCTATAGCTCGTGAGCTAGTGAACAAGATTAATACAATGCGAAGAAATCAAAAGCTTCACGTATCTGATCGCATTGCGCTGAAAATAAAGAGTTCTGAGGTAGTGCACAAAGCCTTTTTACAATATGAAACCTATATTTGTGAGGAGACGCTGACTACAGGATATGAATTTGTAGAAGTCTCACACCATGATGGAGAGGACTGGGAAATCAATGGTCATGCGGCAAATATTACTGTAATTAGTTCTATCCTAGCCTAA